From a region of the Solanum stenotomum isolate F172 chromosome 2, ASM1918654v1, whole genome shotgun sequence genome:
- the LOC125856757 gene encoding putative UPF0481 protein At3g02645 has translation MAHSIEITSIDNQIPLLQTEKNEIEERRKVDHIIEIKETNGQDPYRSQTKKSVNQIFDEMFEDLNNLSIKSCTIFKVNVGQRESNSDAYTPKMISIGSYHKKNPQLRPMEKYKLLYLQQFLQRKDGLDVESCINELETLKKETMNCYNDIEDLCDDSCTSQFLQMLLLDGCFVVEFIRECTEGEDNIINIDDCIYGQILRDLMLLENQLPFFVLNQLHDMTKQDDELPLAILAINSFTFFVDLPKMTPESFRKTKCNEENIKHLLHAVHIFSCHGNPMKKSNHNKKRHMIMPNATELSEAGVSFAKIGNINRNKDNIRDMTSLFDIKFENGLMTIPCFQVCDDTETFLRNLIAYEQQSSDVQPKYFSDYATFMDYLIDSDKDVNLLRRKGIIENWIGEDKEVASLFNKIGNGVTVYSTFYYNEECIKAIQHCEQPWNRMKANLRHNYFNSPWAGASTVAAIILLLLTATQTVLAFTGAVK, from the exons ATGGCACACTCCATTGAGATTACCTCAATAGATAATCAAATTCCACTACTTCAAACTGAAAAAAATGAG ATAGAAGAAAGGAGGAAAGTAGATCATATAATCGAGATAAAGGAAACAAATGGTCAAGATCCATATAGGTCACAAACAAAGAAATCTGTAAATCAAATCTTTGATGAAATGTTTGAGGATTTGAACAATTTGTCAATCAAATCGTGTACGATATTCAAAGTAAATGTGGGGCAACGTGAATCAAATTCAGATGCTTATACACCAAAGATGATCTCTATCGGTTCTTACCATAAGAAAAATCCTCAACTTCGTCCAATGGAAAAGTACAAACTATTATACCTACAACAGTTTCTTCAACGAAAAGATGGACTTGATGTGGAAAGTTGCATCAATGAATTGGAGACACTAAAGAAGGAAACAATGAACTGTTATAATGATATAGAAGATCTATGTGATGATAGTTGCACTAGTCAATTTTTGCAAATGTTGTTGCTTGATGGTTGTTTTGTGGTTGAGTTTATTCGAGAGTGTACTGAAGGAGAAGACAACATCATCAATATTGATGATTGCATATATGGTCAAATACTTCGAGACTTGATGTTACTAGAAAACCAACTTCCTTTCTTTGTTCTCAACCAACTTCATGACATGACAAAGCAAGATGATGAATTACCATTGGCAATACTGGCGATTAATTCATTTACCTTTTTTGTTGACTTGCCAAAAATGACCCCTGAATCCTTTAGAAAGACAAAATGTAATGAAGAAAATATCAAACATTTACTTCATGCAGTACACATATTTTCATGTCATGGGAATCCCATGAAAAAGTCAAATCATAACAAAAAGAGGCATATGATCATGCCAAATGCAACAGAGCTTTCCGAAGCTGGAGTTAGCTTTGCAAAGATCGGAAATATTAATAGAAACAAAGACAATATTAGGGATATGACGAGTTTATTTGATATAAAGTTCGAAAATGGATTGATGACAATCCCTTGTTTTCAAGTCTGTGATGATACAGAAACATTCTTGAGAAATCTCATTGCTTATGAGCAACAATCATCTGATGTACAACCAAAATATTTCAGTGATTATGCTACTTTCATGGATTATCTTATCGACTCAGATAAAGATGTGAATTTACTTCGCCGAAAAGGAATCATAGAGAACTGGATTGGAGAGGACAAAGAAGTGGCTAGTCTCTTCAATAAAATCGGAAATGGGGTCACTGTTTATTCTACCTTCTATTACAATGAAGAATGCATAAAAGCAATTCAACATTGTGAACAACCATGGAACAGAATGAAGGCAAATTTAAGGCACAATTACTTCAATAGTCCTTGGGCAGGAGCTTCAACTGTGGCAGCCATCATACTCCTCTTGCTCACAGCTACACAGACTGTTTTAGCTTTCACAGGTGCCGTTAAGTAG
- the LOC125856758 gene encoding putative UPF0481 protein At3g02645 has product MCLIEIGVEERGMAHSIEITSIDDQISLLPQIENDEIEEKRKVDHLISINERIDEMFEDLDKSSIKSRFIFKVNVWLRESNSDAYTPKMVSIGPYHKKNPQLDPMEKYKLLYLRRFLQRMKFDVKSCISELQKLKEEALKCYDDIEELGNDSQFCQMLLLDGCFVVEFIRERCEMCPEGENKIININDNYIFRDLMLLENQLPFFVLNQLHDMTKQDDELPLAILANNLFTFFVDLPKMTPESFRKTKCNEENIKHLLHAVHIFSCHGNPMKKSNHNKKRHMIMPNATELSEAGVSFAKIGNINRNKDNIRDMTSLFDIKFENGLMTIPCFQVCDDTETFLRNLIAYEQQSSDVQPKYFSDYATFMDYLIDSDKDVNLLRRKGIIENWIGEDKEVASLFNKIGNGVTVYSTFYYNEECIKAIQHCEQPWNRMKANLRHNYFNSPWAGASTVAAIILLLLTATQTVLAFTGAVK; this is encoded by the exons ATGTGTCTTATAGAAATTGGAGTTGAAGAAAGAGGAATGGCACACTCCATTGAGATTACCTCAATAGATGATCAAATTTCACTGTTACCTCAAATTGAAAATGATGAG AtagaagaaaagaggaaagtGGATCATTTAATCAGCATAAATGAAAGAATAGATGAAATGTTTGAGGATTTAGACAAATCATCTATTAAATCGCGTTTCATATTCAAAGTAAACGTGTGGCTACGTGAATCAAATTCAGATGCTTATACACCAAAGATGGTATCTATTGGTCCTTACCATAAGAAAAATCCTCAACTTGATCCAATGGAAAAGTACAAACTATTGTACCTGCGACGATTTCTTCAACGGATGAAGTTTGATGTGAAAAGTTGCATCAGTGAATTGCAGAAACTGAAGGAGGAAGCACTTAAGTGTTACGACGACATAGAAGAACTTGGTAATGATAGTCAATTTTGCCAAATGTTGTTGCTTGATGGTTGTTTTGTGGTTGAGTTTATTCGAGAGCGTTGTGAAATGTGTCCAGAAGgagaaaacaaaattatcaataTTAATGATAATTACATATTTCGAGACTTGATGTTACTAGAAAACCAACTTCCTTTCTTTGTTCTCAACCAACTTCATGACATGACAAAGCAAGATGATGAATTACCATTGGCAATATTGGCAAATAATTTGTTTACCTTTTTTGTTGACTTGCCAAAAATGACCCCTGAATCCTTTAGAAAGACAAAATGTAATGAAGAAAATATCAAACATTTACTTCATGCAGTACACATATTTTCATGTCATGGGAATCCCATGAAAAAGTCAAATCATAACAAAAAGAGGCATATGATCATGCCAAATGCAACAGAGCTTTCCGAAGCTGGAGTTAGCTTTGCAAAGATCGGAAATATTAATAGAAACAAAGACAATATTAGGGATATGACGAGTTTATTTGATATAAAGTTCGAAAATGGATTGATGACAATCCCTTGTTTTCAAGTCTGTGATGATACAGAAACATTCTTGAGAAATCTCATTGCTTATGAGCAACAATCATCTGATGTACAACCAAAATATTTCAGTGATTATGCTACTTTCATGGATTATCTTATCGACTCAGATAAAGATGTGAATTTACTTCGCCGAAAAGGAATCATAGAGAACTGGATTGGAGAGGACAAAGAAGTGGCTAGTCTCTTCAATAAAATCGGAAATGGGGTCACTGTTTATTCTACCTTCTATTACAATGAAGAATGCATAAAAGCAATTCAACATTGTGAACAACCATGGAACAGAATGAAGGCAAATTTAAGGCACAATTACTTCAATAGTCCTTGGGCAGGAGCTTCAACTGTGGCAGCCATCATACTCCTCTTGCTCACAGCTACACAGACTGTTTTAGCTTTCACAGGTGCCGTTAAGTAG